From the genome of Solanum lycopersicum chromosome 7, SLM_r2.1:
GCTTGGTAAAATCATATCTCTTGACTTTGATGGAGAAGATTCAATTTACTAGAAATATGAGAGCAAGAACAGATCCAACATTCCGTGAGTTCTTACTTCGAGTGGGTTACGGTGATGAacaaacaataaaagaaaaattaatccTCCTCCCAAAACAATTAACAATCAAACATTCCAAGGATAAAATTCCAGAAGAATCCataataaaagagatatttcAAAACCTGCAAGAAAATGTTGCAACAACAAAATATGTCACTGAAAGAGCTATTTTAGCAAGCAGAAATGACCATGTGGATAAAATTAACAACAAGTTAATATCTCAATTCCCAGGTGAAAGCAAGATACTCAATAGCTTTGACTCAGCGGAAGATGACACCAACAACTATTACCAAGAAGAATATCTAAATACTTTAACACCAAACGGTCTCCCACCACATAGGTATTGAACATAATACATTACAACTTACAAGAGgcggaaaaaataaaaaaaatggatagATTTTGACATATCTTATTTAATACAGGTTAGAATTGAATGAAAATGCACCTATCATGTTGCTAAGGAACTTGGACCCTTCAAGTGGCATATGCAACGGCACACGAATGATATGTAGAGGTTTCTCTCAAAATGTCATGTATGCAGAAATATCAAGTGGTCATTCTGCAACAAAACATGTGTTTCTTCCAAGAATACAACTATCACCACCAGAAAATGAAAGATATCCATTTAAATTCATTCGAAAGCAATTCCCCATACACCTTTGTTTTGCGATGACTATAAATAATGCTCAAGGTCAAACAATTCACAATGTTAGTTTGTATTTGCCCCAACATATTTTCTCACATGGTCAATTGTACGTGGTGGTATCAAGAGGGATATCTTTGTCCACAACAAATGTACTTGTCCTAACAGAGCAATCCAAACGTAAAAAAGGAACGTACACATAGAACATCATCTATAAGGAAGTTTTAGGTACGATGACCCCATATACATATATGGTTATTCTAacacatataattaaatatttacagATACTATATACTAACAACATTACATTGCTTCAAATCACATGTTTAGAAGACGCAAGTAAACCTATACAAGCATAATGGATTCTTCAACAACCCACACTCTACAATGCGTTGAagtcattttcaaaatatttctttcattaatattataagctttattaacattatattctattataatgtttaaatattagtattattaacaAATAACCGTACTTTCGTACTTCTGTTTAAACACTTCATATTAACTACATGTGATtgttactaattattattaaatgcaTCAAATCTTTTTCACTATACAACATCACTAATACCTCATGTAATCATCAAAGGAATAATAAATAGAATGTACGCTTCTACTACATCAATAACAATTCACCCAATCATTAAAACAcagatttaaaagaaaaaaattcacataGAATGATATTATTTACCAAAGCTcacacgtgcaacgcacgtgtcCCTGACtagtaatataataaaagagaaTCATATAAGTTGATTATTTTATAACTATAGTAAACATGATGAAAAGGATGCCACAAGAAGAAAATGCATGactttatcacatttttaataTACATGAAGAAGATTTATGCATCTTTTAAAAATGATGTATAATGTTCAAAATCAACATATATTGATGGATCATACCATAAGCAAtataacaaagtaaaatcatgAATGAACAAAACATTCTTTGAATTTACAAAATGCAATATCCCACATTATTTTTAGATCACTATAGTGCATTCTAAATAAGGAACAAATAATGAGGAAGATGGTGACAATTTTTACTTGTATTTCGTTGTCATCAAAGGATGAAATTATCCAAATATATAACACGTTTGAggatttaaataaaaagataactGAAGTGTTGTCTAATTCAAATATTgtttatattatcaatatttaGATGCCTTTAGAGAATAAATAAATCTAAGTTTATTTAGGTATTTATTGATGTTTACTATAAGCTCAATTATCCCTCCTCAAACTAGTACATTTCTCATGAGATCCAAAAACATgttttatatttgaatattttcttcATATGAAGACACCAGAAAAAGAGTTAAAATATCACTATCAAAATCTAAACTTGATAAACCCACTAACAAATGGAAGATCTCTTCACAACTAAAATAGAGGTAGAAACTAActtctttaaatatatttaaaattatagttaGGGTAAGAATAAGTCGTATATAATACTATTTATTCCCCATCTTAATGAAAACATTTCATTgctaaattgattttatttggaTATAACTCTATTTAATTTATACCACACACTCCATACATTTTAAGAATACCGAATACTTTTAAATCCgaagttcaaaaattttaatcatttaatgTGAAGAACTTATCCAAAAATTTGTGAATTGTTTTATATGAGTTAATGAAGCATTAAAGAACTATGGCATTATgtttttaaactaaaattttatgatcaaaatcaaaattaatgatGCGAAATTACATAGTTGGATGAACTACCATTAGAGGTCATGCTTGACACACtacaaattaaattcaaagcATCACCATGTTACACATCTAACTAGCATTAAGTCTTGAATATGGATTCCTGTTCCTTCACATGAAAATAAGAGGAAGACTAAAGACAATTAAGCATTTAAACCTTCTTAAGGAGGATACAACAATGATTAACATGGTAGAGAAACACCATCTATTAGTCTAATGATGTCTTTTTCCACTGGTGTTTTCTTGCCATCAAAGAAAggaattatcaaaatatataacaagTTTGGAGTTTGAATAAATAAGTAACATaagtattatataattaaaatactttttatattatctACACATGtagttcaaatcctttagatGTCTTTAGAGTCTCAATAATACAAAGTCCTTGGTTGATAATGTTTAAGTTTAATCTCACTTATTTATCCTCAAactataaaatttcattttcctcgttGTAAGTAGTTTAGGGGAAATCAGTAGTACAAGTAAATAAGTTGGTTGAATAATTTTTGTCTTCAAATAGTCTACGATGAAGAAATGTATGCATAAATAGCTATTTGGAGTGTACACTCCTTCATGGTAACTATTTATGTAGGTATTCCTTCATTGTGTTGTTCTTGCACCAAATATTACTCCTCCAAGTTGTTTCAAATGTAgttatgatttttctttaacCTTCTTTCAGCGAAGAAagtaaaatcttaaaattttaggAAGTACATTTTCATTCTCTAAAGGACTTTGATTTACTAATTTTCTGAGGCATCGAAACCATATGAATCACACTTGTAAATAATATggctaaaataaaataaaatttctattacCTTTTTATTCATCCTTTATTGACAACAAACAATTGAAATATCACTAtcagaataaaatataatgctCCTTCACAATGTTGTTCATCTTCTTTACCTTGACTAGAATGTTGAAATGTTTTATTTAGTGTAGTCATCCTCGTCTATTAATGTGAAACAACAAGAACTAATGATTCGAATCATCGTgagatattaaattttataatttcatatattttttgttcttttcttctttcactTTGTGATATTTCTCATAGTATAATGCATCAAAAATGTAATGAGTTTTCACATTATATGTCTAAATATATCATTCATGTAGAACAACTAATTTTGTTCTTTAGTTAACTATGTCAAGTTATAGTCTCATGTCTAGAGTTAACAAGGTTGCTTGTGATTAACCAACGTTATGTCTTCATGGTACTTAATTCAGAACTCAATATCCATCTTATAACTAATTCACAATCAGTTTGTTCCATTTAGTATCATAATTCCAAAAATTTGTGTTAGATAGAGATACTGAATACATTctatgttaaaagaaaaaaaagaataatatcaaaaaaattaaataaagaataataaccTCAAATCTAAATTGGAGAAAGTGAATATCAAATTACAAaattcttcacaaacaaaaatgGAGGTACAAACTTActacttcaaaaatatttaaaagtaaagGTAAAATAAAAGCAAGTCGTAAATAAGACTATTTAGTCATCTTCTTAAATAAGTTTTGTCATTcattaaatgatttataattagaTATAACTATATTATATTGATACCATACATATACACTAcacttcaaaaataataatagaaaaccTTTAAATctgaaataagttaaaatattttaatcatttaatataAAGGGCTTATCCAAAAATTTCTGAATTTATTGTTATGAGTTAATGAAACATTAAAGTACTATATCGtatatataaactaaaattttatcttcgaaatcaaaattaatgatatgaaattaaatcatgtaattcttaaatttcatgtctacctaaaaagaaatttatttatcgAGCTAGAGAACATAATGTTGATGATTATTTAAACAATTATAGAAAAAGGTGTGGTGAACCTTTCATAAACATTGAATGTTATCATAATAAAAGAGGAAATTTCAAATCATATCTAATTTTAGTTTATGTGTTATGACTTTTTGAATGGTAAAATTGTCAtgactggaatctagaccccagacgagacgggcgtcgttgacctctcagaggtcgcaaacaagcctacttacgtcatccTTACTTaatataggttaattttagctgaaaatttgaaacttttggtTCTTTAAGAATACTTGCTAATCATTCTTGACATTttgtaatcgttcatcatcaaccatctaacattaaagagataagcaactaaaagaaatagttcattaggtcttaattgtataattatctaaatgcaccaatacaaagtctgaatcacacaggaaagaaacactagtggaacatgcttcACTAGCTcgactctaaaactacgctagaatgtaaacaGTAGAATCCTCCAAAGCATAATGACCTACCAAACTCGGGATAAATGCTGACGTCCGGATAactgcaacaacgaacctgtatCTCTACCGTCCACCAGTTCCTACACCAA
Proteins encoded in this window:
- the LOC101253913 gene encoding uncharacterized protein — encoded protein: MIGLATATSGIAASILPRGRTTHSRFEIPLQTSESTMINMSKQSGVPKLIRKVKVIILDEAPMAKRQTIETVDRSFRDIMDIDKPFGGKVMVFGGDFRQVLPVVQKSTRAEIINASLVKSYLLTLMEKIQFTRNMRARTDPTFREFLLRVGYGDEQTIKEKLILLPKQLTIKHSKDKIPEESIIKEIFQNLQENVATTKYVTERAILASRNDHVDKINNKLISQFPGESKILNSFDSAEDDTNNYYQEEYLNTLTPNGLPPHRY